Within the candidate division KSB1 bacterium genome, the region GCCGCTCCTGCCAGGGCAGGCGCTGGCGCAGTTCGAAGACCCCAACAATGCGCGCCGCATTGTCTCGCAACGTTTTTTTGCCCGCTCGCTTGACCGGGAATTCGAATTGAATTTCCGTCGGGTGGGCGCCGCCGCCCTGGGGATGGGAGGGGCACACGTTGCCAGTTCCCGTTCTTTGGAGACCATGCTTTGGAGTCCTGCCGGCCTGGCGCAAGCTCCCGGCCTGCGTCTCGCGGTGGATGGCAGCCTCAATCTCAACAGCCAGGAGGTCGCACTGCAACCGCTTGCCGGCATGAAAGTGGTTTCGGAAATTGCGCCGCGGCTGCTGCCCGGCTTCGCCGGTGCGGCTTATTCTTTCAGCCTGGGCGGGCGCCGGCTGACCGCCGGTTTCGCCTACCATCGCATGAGCCCGCTGGCGCAGAAGACCACCGACACCTTCTACATCTATCCTGCCGGCACCTCCGCGGAGGTGGAAACCCCCTCCGGCGGCCTCTACGCCGTCTCGCCCTTGCTGGCCGTCGATCTCCTGCCGCAACTCAGCCTGGGTGCCGGCTTTCACCTGCTGGATGGTTTTTCGAAGTACAAACTCGAGCTCAAATCCGTCTTTCTGGATCAAACAGTCTTTTATTCCTTCGTCGACGAGGAGGCATATTCCGGCTCATTTGCAACAGTGGGCATTCAGGCCCGACCCATGGACTGGCTGGCACTGGGCGTCACGCTGACGCCCGGCTGGCGGTTTGAGATCGTGGAAAAAAGTGAGTCCGTCTCGCTTCCCACCCTCGTCGTTGCAGACACGATTGGTGTCAGTTATGAGACGCCCGCCAATTTGCTCAACAAGTTCGCGCTGGAACTCCCCATGTTTTACACCGTGGGTCTCGCGCTCAAACCACTGGCGCGTTTGACGCTGGCATTTGACTACGAAGCCAGACCCTGGGCATCCGCCCGGGTCTCCAACAACGGTGTGAAACAAGACGCCAGCCTGCTCGATGGCAATGCCATTCATCTCGGGCTGGAGTACCGCGCCGCCACCTCCGGGGTGGAATTCCCCCTCCGCCTGGGATTCTACACCGACCCCAGTCCCTACAAAGACCGTTATTTCAAAGGCCGGTATCTCGGCCGTCAAATTCAGACGAATGTGATGACCTTCGGCCTGGGTTTGCACAAGGCCGCCTGGCAGGTGGACATGGCGTTCGAGCGCGGCACGCGCGAGATGCAGTGGTGGCTCAGTTCCGGCGATTTTTACAACGAGCGGCTTTCCACCACCGAGCTGCGATTCAACGAGATCACCTTCACGCTCGCATACCGCTTTTGAATCATTGTGGAGGAAAAGAGGAAAAATGGAGCTCTCCGGCACCGACGACCGGCGGTGTGCGGTGAGCGACCGGGATTGCCCGATTTTTTGAGTGGGGGGCCACGGCTCAGCCAGGCGTGAAAGCTCGCCGGAAAGTCTGAAGGCTTTGCCGGTGTGATCGCGGGCCCGGTGCCGGTTCTGCTGTACGCATCTGAACTCGCTCCAAGTGTAGAGTGGAGGTTGCGCAATGAAGAAAATCATCCGCAGGAGTTTCGCCGGTGTGCTGGTGCTGCTGCTTTCCGGCGGTCTGCTGTTTGCCGGCACCACCGGCAAAATTGCGGGACGCGTCATTGACAAACAAACGGGTGAGCCTCTGGCCGGGGCCAGCGTCATGATCGTGGGTACAACTCTGGGCGCCGCAGCCGATGCCAGCGGTTATTACTTCATTCTGCAGGTTCCGCCCGGCACCTACTCCGTGCGTGCCACCGTGATCGGCTTCGAGCCGTTGACCGTCACCAAAGTGAAGGTGGCCGCCGACCTCACCACCAAAATCGACTTCGCCCTTTCGCCCACCGTGCTGCAGCTCACCGAGGGCATGACCGTGGTGGCGGAACGGCCGATCATCGAGAAGGATGTGACCTTCAGCTCGCACCGCATGACCGCCGATCGCATCGCAAACATGCCGACGGTTTCCGATGTGCGGGATTTGGTGGCGCGGCAGCCGGGGGTGGTGGGCGAAGGTCTGCACATCAACGTGCGCGGCGGCCGCACCGGCGAAATGCTGTACGTGGTGGACGGTGTGGCTTCCCACGACCCTCATTTCAAGCAGGCCACCCGCACCACCGCGGAGCAAGTGGGACAGTTCACCTCCAACCCCGTGGATGAGTTGACGGCACGCAGTGGCGGCCTGTCGGTTCCCGCCAACGCCATTTCGGAGGTGGAAGTCATCACCGGCGGCTTCAATGCCGAATACGGCAACGCCATGTCGGGCATCGTCAATGTCGTCACCAAGGAGGGCGGCGCACAGCACACCGGCCGGGTGGTGTATCTCACCGATGATTTCGGCATTGGCCGCTTCAAAACTCCTTACGGCAACGGCACGCAACTGCGAACCTACTCGCACAACAGCGACCGTCTCGAACTCAGCTTCGGCGGTCCGGAGCCCATCACCACGCATTTACTGCCGCGCCTGGGGATCAAGCTGCCGGTGCGGGAAATCACCTATTTTGTGGCCGGCTCGGGTTATTTCACCGATCTCACCACCGCCTTCGATCTCGCCTATTACGCGCCCACCGGCGAGGATCGCTCCGAGGAAATCCGCGAGCTGAATCTGCTGGGCCTGAATCTGCTGCGTCTCGGCCTGCCCAACCGCATGGACAACCATTACAACTCGCTCGCCAACGTGAGCGTGCGTTTTTCACCGCGCATGAAACTCGTTTACAGCTATCAAACCGATCGCAGCTATTACGATGAATACAACCACGCCTTCTCCCGCATTCCGGAGAATTTCTGGCAGCGCGACGAGCACTCGTTCGGTCATTCGTTGAAATGGACGCACACGCTCAGCGAGAAGACCTTTTATGATCTCGTGCTGAGTTATTCCGATCTGGACTATCGCCTCACGCCCGGCGGTCTGCTGCCGCCCGAGGTGCGCCAGCTCTATCTCGATCTCGGTGGTGTCACCGCGCGCGATGACGATCAGGACGGTTTCTACGAAGCCGGTTTCCCGGCACGCGGCACCTATCATCATCGCAACACCAAGACCTCGTCCCTCAAAATGGATCTCACCAGCCAGGTGCACCGCCGCCACCAACTCAAAACCGGTTTGGAAGTGGCCTACTACGAAATGTTCCTGGCCGAGATCAAATACCCCTATCGCTACAACGAGCGCTGGGATCCCGAAGCCGGCGGCACGCCCATCGACGACGGCCCCTGGCCGGCATTGGGCGCCTTCCGCGACTTTTACACCCGCACGCCCACCAACGCCGCCTTCTATGTGCAGGACAAGATCGAATATGAAAGCCTGATCGTCAATGTCGGCATGCGCTGGGACTTGTGGACGCCGGGCGCGCAGGTGGAAGACGATGTCGATGAAGGCACCAACCTCTTCGGCCGCAAATTCAAGATCACGTTCAATCCCCGGCTGGGTATCTCCCACCCCATCACCGACAAGGATATTCTCTACTTCCAATTCGGCCGTTTCACCCAGCAGGTGGATTATCAATTCCTGTTCATTCAGGACACCCAATCCTCCGGCGCGCTGCAGTTGCTCGGCAATCCCAACCTCGGCTCCGAAGAAACGACGCAATACGAGCTCGGCGTCAAGCATGCGTTCGGCGACGAAGTCCGGGTGGGCGCCACCGCCTTCTTCAAAGACTACAACGGCCTGCTCAACACCGAAACCCGCGGTCGGGAACCGTTCACCTACAGTGTCTACATCAACCGTGATTTCGGCAGCGCACGCGGCCTGGAGTTCTCGCTCGAGAAACGCTACAGCCACTTCACCTCCGGCTTCATCAACTACACCCTGGCCTATGCCACCGGCAAAAGTTCGAGCTATCGCCAGGGGTATGATTATGGTGCGCGCGGCCAGCCCATACCGATTCGCGAATGGCCGCTGGACTGGGACGTGCGGCATTCGCTCAACGTCAATTTCGATTTTCGCGTGAATTCGGGCGCGCGGCCCTCCCTCTTCGGCGTGCGCCTGCCGCCCGAGATGGGCGTGAATGTGGTCTGGCGCTTCGAGTCGGGCAAACCCTACACCCCCACCGGCCGCTCGAGTGATCAATACACCACGCGCAACTCCGCCCGCCTGCCCTATCGCACCTGGGTGGATGTGCGCGCCAACAAGGATTTTCGCTATGGAGGCCTGAAAACTTCCCTGCTGCTCGAGATCAAGAACCTCACCAACCGCCGCAATGCCCGCGCGATTTATGCAGAAACTGGCCAGGTGCTGGCGTTCTACCGGCCGCAGGATTTGAATCCCTCGGCCTTCACCGCCGGCCGCAACGTGCTGCTGGGTTTGGCGGTGGAATGGTGAGATTTTGAGCACGAGGTATAAAAGTTTTCAAGGGGTGAGGTCGCCGCAGGCAAAATGCATTGGGCTGGCCGGCACAATCCCCGGAAGCACGCCATGAAAATGCCCCGGCGCAGGCAGACATGTTGTCTGTGCCACTCTTTCATGCGGAGGGGTGCCATGTGCGGCATGGCGATTACCCGCAAAAACGACCATGGCGCAAAGATTTTTTGAATGAACCGTCAAACCGTCAAGCGTGCAAAGCAATAAAAGCCTGGCGCTCACCGCGGCTCCGCAGTTCAAATTTGGTTGCCACGAAAATGCTGTAGCGCAGGCATCCGGCCGGCAGGCAGCCAGGAGAGTCTGCGCGGCATTTTCGTCGTGATTGGTGTGCAAACGCCCATGCCAGTTCCTGTGAAAGGGGGAATGATGTCATGATGCGAAATTTGGGATGGCTGATCATCGCGGCGGGCTTGACGGCCGGTGTCACCAGCGGCGCGGACACAACCGCCAAAAGTGTCAACCGGCGTGGCAGGACAGCGTCGCAAAGCCCGGCGCAGGCACCTTTCACGCAAAACAAAATGCATGATGTGGGAAACCTCAGGCTGATAGTGAGCAATTACGGTCAGTTCGGCTCGGACACGGAGCTCGGCTGCGAGTTCCCCGCCAATTCACATGTGAACTATCTTTATGTGGGTGCGATTTGGATCGGCGCGCTGGTGGACCTGCCCGACGGCGGCGTCGATACCCTCGTCTCCTATGGTTTTGACGGCGCCGAGATTTGGCGGGAGCTGTTTCCCGGCACCACTGCCGCCGATTCGATTCTGGTGCTCACCAACCAGCCGGGTTCGCCCAATTACCACCCGGCGACGGTCTCCGAGCAGGACTTCATCGCGGTCTACACCGACACCAACACCACCTTTGCGTGGGAAGGACATCAAAGGCCGCTGGGCGTCAAGATCACCCAGAAGAGTTATGCCTGGAGCTATTCCTATGCCGAGGATTTCATCCTCTTCGACTATTTCATCGAGAACATCTCGCGCAGCCTCGGCAAGCCGCGCACCTTCAAAAAACTTTACATGGGGGTGTATATCGACGGCGACTGCGGCTTGACCTCCATTCCCCGTTATTCTGCTGATGATATCACCGGTTTCCTGCGGGTCAGTGATGACGGTGACACGGTCAACATTGCGTGGATCAAGGACAATGATGGCGACAACGGCGCCACTCCGGGCGTCACCGGCGTGCGGGTGCTGTTTCCGGATCCCAAAACCATTTCCTACAACTGGTGGGACCCACAACCAAAGAACAATTGGGGACCGACCAATCCCAACAACTCTTTCGACCATTCCGGCCATCCCAAAACCGACGCCCAGAAATATCGCATCATGTCAAACGGCGAGATCGATCCGGATCAAACCCGGTCAAATCCGCCACCGGGCATAGATCCCTCGGGCATGGACACGCGCTATTTTCTCTCCTTCGGTCCCTTCGAGGTGCCGCCCGACAGCACGCTCAAGCTGACTCTGGCCTACGTTGGCGGCCTGCCGGAAGGCGAGAAGGATGAATTCGATGACCTGGTTATCAATGCCCGCTGGGCGCGTGATGTTTATGAGAACCCGCCGGCCGACGGCATTCCAGATTTTGCCGGGCCGCCACCGCCGCCCGCACCCCGGCTTCAGGCCATCCCGGATGATCGCATGGTTACCTTGCGCTGGGACAATTCCTCGGAGTCTGCCATCGACCGCTTCACCGGCAAGAGGGATTTCCAGGGCTACCGCGTTTATCGCAGCCGCACTGGCGTGAAGGGCGAGTGGCAGTTGCTGGCAGAATTCGATCAAGTCGACGGCTTCGGGGCGGACACCGGCTTTGATGTCCTGGCGCCCACCCGCCATGCTGGCAGCGACACCGTGTGGTACACCTACGTGGATCGCGGCCTCACCAATGGCGAATTTTTCTACTATGCCGTCAGCGCGTTCGACAGCGGCTATGGGGCGACCGGGTTGGAGCCTCTGGAGAGCAATCCGCTGGCCAATGCAAGGCGGGTGGCGCCCTCTGCCGGCCCGGAAGCAAACCAGGCTCTCGCGGAAGTGCTGGTGGTGCCCAATCCCTACCGCCTGAGTGAGAATTATGCGACAATCGGCTGGGAACGCGGCACGGCGGACACCGACCGGCGCATCGATTTCACCAACCTGCCGCCGCAGTGCACCATTCGCATCTATTCACTCGCAGGTGATTTGGTGGCGACACTCGACCATGATTATCCAACCCGCAGCGCGGTCAAGCACAGTGAATCGTGGAACATGGTGTCGCGCAACATTCAGGCGATCGCGAGCGGCGTCTATCTCTTTTCCGTCACTTCGCCGCAAGGCACGTATGTCGGCAAATTCGCCATTATTTATTAGTCCGGTGTCCGGCCGGAAACGTTTCAGCCTCCGCTGAGCCGGTGATTTTCGTGCAACGATCAGAGGAGGAATATTTTGGCTCCCTGCTGCGCGCTGTGGGTGAAGCGCAACGCAGCGCGCTGCCGCCACCAAATTTCCCGGACGCTGATCGACGCAGAATCACGCTGATATTTATCTGTGGCAAGCTGGACAAGGCGGCGTCGCCAAAATCTCTGCGGCCAGAATGGTGTTTGCAGGCTAATTTGCCACACCGCGCGCAGCATCCATCAGAAATGAAAATGAGTTTTCGTAGTAGTGCCTTCAGGCATAGACCCTGAAACTACTACATAAACCAAAGTATTTTAAGACAGCGCAATACCAGTTTGAATAGGCGCAGGCAGGGTTTGCGTCCCCTTTGACAGCGGTGATATGCCTGTCGCAGCTTTGGGTAGTGAGGTTGGTGATTGCATGCGACACGCCCGTTGCGACACGGGCGTATCGAATTCACGGGAGCGGGCGCGCCGTCCGCAGGGCGGGAGGCCTTTGTGGCGCTGGTGAAAAAGGCCACGGCGATCTGTCACGATCCGCAGGCTTGACGGCACTGGCATAAAAAACCAGACTGCTGATTCACCGCGAACGGTCGGCGGAGCTCGACGCGGGCTCCGCTGCGATCGTCCCGCGAAGGGATGGAGACATGAAGAAGCTACTCCTGTTGACAGTCTTGTTGTGGGCGGTCGCGCTGCCGGCCCATGCCGGCGACAAAGCGCGGCACGAGGCGGCCAGGCACGGCCGGGACCGGGCGCCGGCCAAAGGCACGGCGCTGCCACCTTTCACCCAAACCAAGGCCCACCAAGTGGGCAACATCTGGCTGTCGGTCACCAATTTTGGTGAATTTGGTTCGCGCGGCCGGCGGCCGAGCTGCGAATTCCCCGCCAACTCCAACATCGAATATCTCTACGT harbors:
- a CDS encoding TonB-dependent receptor, encoding MKKIIRRSFAGVLVLLLSGGLLFAGTTGKIAGRVIDKQTGEPLAGASVMIVGTTLGAAADASGYYFILQVPPGTYSVRATVIGFEPLTVTKVKVAADLTTKIDFALSPTVLQLTEGMTVVAERPIIEKDVTFSSHRMTADRIANMPTVSDVRDLVARQPGVVGEGLHINVRGGRTGEMLYVVDGVASHDPHFKQATRTTAEQVGQFTSNPVDELTARSGGLSVPANAISEVEVITGGFNAEYGNAMSGIVNVVTKEGGAQHTGRVVYLTDDFGIGRFKTPYGNGTQLRTYSHNSDRLELSFGGPEPITTHLLPRLGIKLPVREITYFVAGSGYFTDLTTAFDLAYYAPTGEDRSEEIRELNLLGLNLLRLGLPNRMDNHYNSLANVSVRFSPRMKLVYSYQTDRSYYDEYNHAFSRIPENFWQRDEHSFGHSLKWTHTLSEKTFYDLVLSYSDLDYRLTPGGLLPPEVRQLYLDLGGVTARDDDQDGFYEAGFPARGTYHHRNTKTSSLKMDLTSQVHRRHQLKTGLEVAYYEMFLAEIKYPYRYNERWDPEAGGTPIDDGPWPALGAFRDFYTRTPTNAAFYVQDKIEYESLIVNVGMRWDLWTPGAQVEDDVDEGTNLFGRKFKITFNPRLGISHPITDKDILYFQFGRFTQQVDYQFLFIQDTQSSGALQLLGNPNLGSEETTQYELGVKHAFGDEVRVGATAFFKDYNGLLNTETRGREPFTYSVYINRDFGSARGLEFSLEKRYSHFTSGFINYTLAYATGKSSSYRQGYDYGARGQPIPIREWPLDWDVRHSLNVNFDFRVNSGARPSLFGVRLPPEMGVNVVWRFESGKPYTPTGRSSDQYTTRNSARLPYRTWVDVRANKDFRYGGLKTSLLLEIKNLTNRRNARAIYAETGQVLAFYRPQDLNPSAFTAGRNVLLGLAVEW